The proteins below are encoded in one region of Ereboglobus luteus:
- the xseB gene encoding exodeoxyribonuclease VII small subunit, which yields MDAKKQTSARARQTPLSFEQALEQLESIIESMESGDTPLAELLVKFEEGGKLLKICEARLKDAEMKIELLKKQKNGDAELADFPVADRE from the coding sequence GTGGACGCAAAAAAACAGACATCAGCCAGGGCGCGGCAAACCCCGCTTTCCTTCGAGCAGGCGCTCGAACAACTCGAGTCAATCATTGAGTCGATGGAATCCGGGGACACCCCGCTGGCCGAGTTGCTCGTTAAATTTGAGGAAGGCGGCAAATTGCTCAAAATCTGCGAGGCGCGCCTCAAGGACGCAGAGATGAAAATCGAGCTGCTCAAGAAACAGAAAAACGGCGATGCGGAACTCGCCGATTTTCCCGTTGCCGACCGCGAATAA
- a CDS encoding TolC family protein, translated as MLKRFALAPVAALLLSTLANAQATQPASESQPGESTPPRLTIEQCVAMALDKNFDLRIQRIDTESAVNTLEIARAEYDPSFSANANRSYSRSDLYGAGNASGTHETDASVSVSQKIITGATLQLGYAASRRDYSGPSSSTPVFDPAWGSGLTLRVTQPLLKNFGSTVNKATIERARLSIDRSNYDLKSTVLSTIRSVEDAYYNLDFVRARLEVRKFSLEVAQKLLEENKMRRQVGTATNLDVLQAEVGVATAQRDIIVAQKAVNDAEDALLSLINPFQFEAAIGPLAVSKIDDVSVSFARSYKLARDNSPSLASTRLAIKQSEIDLAVAKRNRLPQLDLVGAAGYDATRGTFGRAFNQTLSQDDHDWSVGATLTYPWGRRRERANLANAKASLDSLQVGYEQLDQNVLVQVRTAVRSVQTSDEGVRITTLATKLSEQQYELEKARYDQGLSTFRRVQEAKEDYDTARLAEIDARVNLRLALAELARLETTSLNRYNVQLGE; from the coding sequence ATGCTCAAACGATTTGCCCTCGCGCCCGTCGCCGCCCTCCTTCTCTCCACGCTCGCCAACGCCCAGGCAACACAACCGGCGTCCGAATCCCAGCCCGGTGAGAGCACTCCGCCACGGCTCACCATTGAGCAATGCGTCGCCATGGCGCTCGACAAGAATTTCGACCTTCGCATCCAGCGCATCGACACGGAATCGGCGGTGAACACCCTCGAAATCGCCAGGGCCGAATACGATCCCAGCTTTTCCGCAAACGCCAACCGCTCCTACAGCCGCTCCGATCTTTACGGCGCGGGAAACGCATCCGGCACGCATGAAACCGACGCCAGCGTCTCCGTCTCGCAAAAAATAATCACCGGTGCCACGCTCCAGCTTGGTTACGCCGCCAGCCGCAGGGACTATTCCGGCCCCTCATCCTCCACTCCTGTTTTTGATCCCGCCTGGGGCAGCGGCCTCACGCTCAGGGTCACGCAACCCCTTCTCAAGAACTTCGGTTCCACCGTCAACAAGGCCACCATCGAACGCGCGCGGCTCAGCATCGACCGCTCCAACTACGACCTCAAAAGCACCGTCCTTTCCACCATCCGCTCCGTCGAGGACGCCTACTACAATCTCGACTTCGTCCGCGCGCGCCTTGAAGTCCGCAAGTTCTCGCTCGAGGTTGCGCAAAAGCTCCTTGAGGAAAACAAAATGCGCCGTCAGGTCGGCACCGCCACCAACCTCGACGTGCTTCAGGCCGAGGTCGGCGTGGCCACCGCGCAACGCGATATCATTGTTGCGCAAAAAGCAGTCAATGACGCCGAGGACGCGCTCCTCTCGCTCATCAACCCCTTCCAATTCGAGGCCGCCATCGGCCCGCTTGCCGTGAGCAAAATCGACGACGTTTCGGTTTCCTTCGCCCGCTCCTACAAGCTCGCCCGCGACAACTCGCCTTCGCTCGCGTCGACCCGCCTTGCGATCAAGCAATCCGAAATCGACCTCGCCGTCGCCAAAAGGAACCGTCTCCCCCAACTCGATCTCGTGGGCGCGGCCGGCTACGACGCCACGCGCGGCACCTTCGGACGCGCCTTCAACCAAACGCTCAGCCAGGACGACCACGATTGGAGCGTCGGTGCCACGCTCACTTATCCGTGGGGCCGCCGTCGCGAGCGCGCCAACCTCGCCAACGCCAAGGCCTCTCTCGATTCCCTGCAAGTTGGCTACGAGCAGCTCGACCAAAACGTCCTCGTGCAAGTGCGCACCGCGGTCCGCAGCGTGCAAACAAGCGACGAAGGCGTGCGAATCACCACGCTCGCCACAAAGCTCAGCGAACAGCAATACGAACTTGAAAAGGCCCGTTACGACCAGGGCTTGAGCACTTTCCGCCGCGTGCAGGAAGCCAAGGAGGATTACGACACCGCCCGGCTCGCCGAGATTGACGCCCGCGTGAACCTCCGGCTTGCGCTCGCGGAGCTCGCCCGTCTCGAAACCACATCGCTGAACCGTTACAACGTGCAGCTTGGCGAATAA
- a CDS encoding peptidylprolyl isomerase codes for MITWIQKTFQQHFRIIFFVLLAGVIISFVFITNTAGGFGRSEYKAPKRPFFDLDLSNEQDYSRIMRDGSLSATLLYARRGIDVTQYSYERYAMLHTANQLNVPQATDAELKAYIQSIPIFMAQRSEGDAPRFDADTYNIIRKDPRHLGVSATPADFARVLAEDARIAATSRLIAGPGYVLPSEVQQVLKQFDSTWTLQTATIARDSFKTTITPSDLELTTYFEANRARYTISPRVRVSYAEIAATHFMAGISPTEAEIRAHYDANPARFPKPAAAPESMALPAESTPDNDYAQVKPQVELSLRQQLAIDAAYKAASNLADKLYADKITPDSPDFARILIQNNATINSVPDFSEDEPPARFGNSRYAIAREAFSLSAENRVSHAINTNNGAVILFWQTTIPSREPGFEEVSVKVSEDYIAQENQRQFVALGQKLKTRIQDAIAAGSSFEAAATKAATAEGVTVSAKSIPAFTLRTATYETIDGNIVAALEHLKQGEVSDMSIVSRDGRFVYAQSCELPDLTEGNPNYALFASQIANRKAMEYAGQYRRNLANAERAKTDPTTNR; via the coding sequence ATGATTACTTGGATTCAGAAAACCTTCCAACAACACTTCCGCATCATCTTCTTCGTGCTGCTGGCGGGTGTCATAATCTCCTTTGTTTTTATCACGAACACGGCCGGCGGTTTTGGCCGCAGCGAATACAAGGCTCCCAAGCGCCCGTTTTTTGACCTCGATCTGAGCAACGAGCAGGACTACTCGCGCATCATGCGCGACGGCTCGCTGAGCGCCACGCTTCTCTACGCTAGGCGCGGCATCGACGTCACTCAATACTCATATGAGCGTTACGCCATGCTTCACACCGCCAACCAGCTCAATGTGCCCCAGGCGACGGACGCCGAGCTCAAGGCCTACATTCAAAGCATTCCCATCTTCATGGCGCAGCGAAGCGAGGGCGACGCCCCCCGGTTCGACGCCGACACCTACAACATTATCCGCAAGGATCCCCGGCACCTTGGCGTGAGCGCCACGCCCGCCGACTTCGCGCGCGTCCTCGCCGAGGATGCCCGCATCGCCGCAACCTCCAGGCTCATCGCCGGCCCGGGCTACGTTCTCCCCTCCGAGGTGCAGCAGGTGCTCAAGCAGTTCGACAGCACTTGGACACTCCAGACCGCGACCATTGCGCGTGACAGTTTCAAGACAACCATCACGCCCTCCGATCTCGAGCTTACCACTTACTTCGAGGCCAACCGCGCCCGCTACACCATTTCCCCGCGCGTTCGTGTTAGCTACGCGGAAATCGCCGCAACGCATTTCATGGCCGGAATCTCGCCTACCGAGGCCGAGATCCGCGCCCATTATGATGCGAATCCCGCCCGCTTCCCCAAGCCCGCGGCCGCCCCGGAGAGCATGGCGCTTCCCGCCGAGTCGACGCCCGACAACGACTACGCGCAGGTGAAACCGCAGGTAGAGCTTTCGCTCCGCCAGCAACTCGCAATTGACGCCGCCTACAAGGCCGCCAGCAACCTCGCGGACAAACTTTACGCCGACAAGATCACCCCCGACTCGCCCGACTTCGCCCGCATCCTCATTCAGAACAACGCCACGATCAACAGCGTGCCCGATTTCTCCGAGGACGAACCTCCCGCCCGGTTTGGCAACAGCCGCTACGCCATCGCGCGCGAGGCGTTCAGCCTGAGCGCCGAAAACCGCGTCTCCCACGCCATCAACACCAACAACGGTGCGGTGATCCTTTTCTGGCAGACCACGATTCCCTCGCGCGAGCCCGGGTTCGAGGAAGTGAGCGTCAAGGTTTCCGAGGATTACATCGCGCAGGAAAACCAAAGACAGTTCGTTGCCCTTGGCCAGAAACTCAAGACCCGGATTCAGGACGCGATCGCCGCGGGTTCCTCCTTCGAGGCCGCCGCCACGAAGGCCGCGACCGCCGAGGGCGTGACCGTGAGCGCCAAGTCCATTCCCGCCTTCACGCTCCGCACCGCGACCTACGAGACCATTGACGGCAACATTGTCGCCGCGCTCGAGCACCTCAAGCAGGGCGAGGTTTCCGACATGTCCATCGTTTCCAGGGACGGCCGCTTCGTTTATGCGCAAAGCTGCGAGCTCCCCGATCTCACGGAGGGCAATCCCAACTACGCGCTCTTCGCCAGCCAGATCGCGAATCGCAAGGCGATGGAATACGCCGGCCAGTATCGTCGCAATCTCGCCAATGCCGAGCGCGCGAAAACCGACCCGACAACGAACCGTTAA
- a CDS encoding AURKAIP1/COX24 domain-containing protein, translated as MGNLKKKRRLKMSKHKRRKRLKSNRHKKRTW; from the coding sequence ATGGGCAATCTGAAGAAGAAACGTCGTCTGAAAATGTCGAAGCACAAACGCCGCAAGCGTTTGAAATCAAATCGTCACAAAAAGCGCACGTGGTAA
- a CDS encoding PUA domain-containing protein: MESKKRWLAYFQRPVCAISVKDDAVPALRERGRSLLAVGVTGATGVFAAGEIVNVTTSGGVVIARGKISYGSEDIAKIAGKHGDEMRALYPARKHLEVMHRDEMVVL; the protein is encoded by the coding sequence ATGGAATCGAAAAAACGCTGGCTCGCGTATTTTCAGCGCCCCGTGTGCGCGATTAGCGTGAAGGACGACGCGGTGCCGGCGCTGCGGGAGCGCGGGCGGAGTTTGCTCGCCGTGGGCGTGACGGGGGCGACGGGTGTTTTTGCGGCGGGTGAGATCGTGAATGTCACCACGTCCGGGGGTGTCGTGATCGCGCGGGGAAAAATTTCGTATGGCAGCGAGGACATCGCAAAAATCGCCGGCAAGCACGGCGATGAAATGCGCGCGTTGTATCCGGCGCGCAAACATCTCGAGGTCATGCATCGCGACGAGATGGTGGTTTTGTGA
- the proB gene encoding glutamate 5-kinase, which translates to MKPIAQPKRIVIKLGTGVLTTGIGKLDAARIAALCSEIAEFRARGVEVIVVSSAACGLGMGRLGLGKKPRDISKKQACAAIGQSLLMQYWQDGFDPHGLTAAQVLLTHEDLRGRERYLGVKKCLETLIDYETIPVINENDAVSAAEFKFGDNDMLSAMVASLVGAQYLFIISTAPGLIDMKGTGKIVPVVNKITPEIEAMAGGTTSITATGGMISKIAAAKLAMKSGCGVFIASGAEPEIMHRLLAGKGRARFLCRAEFPWNRKNAGSRIFSAPCARLA; encoded by the coding sequence ATGAAACCCATTGCACAGCCAAAACGCATTGTCATCAAACTCGGCACCGGCGTGCTCACGACCGGCATCGGGAAATTGGATGCCGCGCGCATTGCCGCGCTTTGCTCGGAGATCGCCGAGTTTCGCGCGAGGGGCGTCGAGGTGATTGTCGTGTCGTCCGCGGCGTGCGGCTTGGGCATGGGCCGGCTCGGCCTGGGAAAAAAACCGAGGGATATTTCCAAGAAACAGGCGTGCGCCGCCATCGGTCAGTCGCTGCTCATGCAATACTGGCAGGACGGCTTCGATCCGCACGGGCTGACCGCCGCGCAGGTGTTGCTTACGCACGAGGACCTGCGCGGGCGCGAGCGTTATCTCGGTGTGAAAAAATGCCTGGAGACGCTGATCGACTACGAAACGATTCCCGTGATCAACGAGAACGACGCGGTGAGCGCGGCCGAGTTCAAGTTTGGCGACAACGACATGCTTTCGGCGATGGTCGCGAGCCTGGTCGGCGCGCAATATTTGTTCATCATTTCAACCGCGCCGGGATTGATCGACATGAAGGGCACGGGAAAAATCGTGCCCGTGGTGAACAAGATCACGCCCGAGATCGAGGCGATGGCGGGCGGCACGACAAGCATCACGGCGACCGGCGGCATGATCAGCAAAATCGCCGCCGCGAAGCTCGCCATGAAATCCGGCTGCGGTGTGTTTATCGCCAGCGGAGCGGAGCCTGAAATCATGCACCGGTTGCTTGCGGGCAAGGGCCGGGCACGTTTTTTGTGCCGAGCGGAATTCCCATGGAATCGAAAAAACGCTGGCTCGCGTATTTTCAGCGCCCCGTGTGCGCGATTAGCGTGA
- a CDS encoding A/G-specific adenine glycosylase: MNAALDKKTFRSDLLAWYRASARALPWRAKPSLYKTVVSEFMLQQTQVKTALPYFERWIRELPGFDALATAPEARVLKLWEGLGYYSRARNLHKLALAITARPEPPRAPAAWLELPGVGPYTAAAITSISFGEPVACVDGNVVRILARLTADGTVFRDSSSAAKYFTPIANALVNKAAPGDHNQAMMELGATICTRQNPSCAICPVRSSCAGARTLSPEQFPRLAAKKTEEQSVCRIWFLSTKRDAVLLHRASPSARRLAGIFELPSPADIELDEKDLTTKNAKLVAEQKRSITRYRITEKFLALTPGAPLRRRIDARIKTSAGMLQWIALSDLDKITLSGPHRRIVQKHFA; encoded by the coding sequence GTGAACGCGGCCCTCGACAAAAAAACATTCCGGAGCGATCTGCTCGCGTGGTATCGCGCCAGCGCGCGCGCGCTTCCCTGGCGCGCGAAACCGTCGCTCTACAAAACCGTTGTCTCCGAGTTCATGCTCCAGCAAACGCAGGTGAAAACCGCCCTGCCCTATTTCGAACGCTGGATTCGCGAGCTACCCGGGTTCGACGCGCTCGCCACCGCGCCCGAAGCGCGCGTGCTCAAGCTCTGGGAAGGCCTCGGTTATTACTCGCGCGCCCGCAACCTCCACAAACTCGCGCTCGCCATCACCGCCAGGCCCGAACCGCCGCGCGCGCCCGCCGCGTGGCTCGAATTGCCCGGCGTCGGCCCCTACACGGCCGCGGCGATCACAAGCATCTCGTTCGGCGAGCCGGTCGCGTGCGTGGACGGAAACGTCGTGCGCATCCTCGCGCGGCTGACGGCGGACGGCACCGTGTTTCGCGATTCCTCCAGCGCCGCAAAATATTTCACGCCGATCGCCAACGCGCTTGTAAACAAAGCCGCCCCCGGCGACCACAACCAGGCCATGATGGAGCTCGGCGCGACCATTTGCACGAGACAAAATCCATCGTGCGCAATCTGCCCCGTCCGCTCCAGTTGCGCCGGCGCGCGCACACTTTCACCCGAGCAATTCCCAAGGCTCGCCGCAAAAAAAACGGAGGAGCAAAGCGTCTGCCGCATTTGGTTTTTGAGCACAAAACGCGACGCCGTGCTGCTTCACCGCGCCTCGCCTTCCGCGCGCAGGCTGGCCGGAATATTCGAGCTGCCCTCGCCGGCTGACATCGAATTGGACGAAAAAGACCTGACCACGAAAAACGCAAAACTGGTTGCCGAGCAAAAACGCAGCATCACGCGCTATCGCATCACGGAAAAGTTTCTCGCGCTGACACCCGGCGCGCCATTGCGCCGCCGCATCGACGCGCGCATTAAAACCTCCGCCGGCATGCTCCAATGGATCGCCCTGAGCGATCTCGACAAGATAACCCTTTCCGGCCCCCACCGGCGAATCGTGCAAAAACATTTTGCCTGA